A portion of the Miscanthus floridulus cultivar M001 unplaced genomic scaffold, ASM1932011v1 fs_658_2_3, whole genome shotgun sequence genome contains these proteins:
- the LOC136532558 gene encoding uncharacterized protein, translating to MGSRGRMLFDLNELPAEVEEEAAAVVPKESAAVVPQEAAVVASQEAAVVVSQPQKSLPVPTSYVPTLFQPGEGSQSQGILNNNAFKHASIGSGFQPFVRNNKDSNYTKEPMKVEDNQNSSIASPSMVNNQITDSAAPKAETCNQVSQAVEREEGEWSDADGISENAGSSNKDEFTGTASTHLKKESQESESHLIKSGDVTKDDTAAEYSDAEMVDVSKDLVHGSTGSENMQNSECKGNQPGDDLDPCNRSKDVKGVAANYALRFASNPAKRPKLNEHKEAMLGKKRARQTVFINVEDAKQAGTMKTSTPRRQSSFPAPIVTRTVKEASRGAGEKAAEKQNQQAIRDQRQPEMMGSERSNSADPSDQHTESNGDAELGTQGRSKKMNTDEPASDVYQQPVQRQASLKQSMDLKQQKSRPFSSQRTVLTGQNNADQKPASKRSIISKKQTFVNNVQYQDSSVERLIREVTNDKFWHNPEEAELECVPGSFESAEEYIRVFEPLLFEECRAQLYSSYEET from the exons ATGGGTTCTCGAGGAAGGATGTTATTTGACCTTAACGAGCTCCCAGCAGAAGTTGAAGAAGAAGCTGCTGCTGTCGTACCAAAAGAATCTGCTGCTGTCGTACCACAAGAAGCCGCTGTTGTCGCATCACAAGAAGCTGCTGTTGTCGTGTCACAACCTCAGAAATCCCTTCCTGTTCCGACATCGTATGTCCCAACATTGTTTCAGCCAGGGGAAGGATCACAGTCGCAGGGGATATTGAACAATAATGCCTTTAAGCATGCATCCATTGGTTCTGGCTTTCAGCCTTTTGTGAGGAACAACAAAGATTCAAACTATACAAAGGAGCCAATGAAGGTGGAAGATAATCAGAACTCTAGTATAGCATCACCGTCCATGGTGAACAATCAAATCACTGATAGTGCTGCTCCGAAGGCTGAGACTTGCAATCAGGTGTCACAAGCCgttgaaagagaagaaggagaatgGTCTGATGCAGATGGCATTTCTGAAAATGCAGGGAGTAGCAACAAAGATGAGTTCACTGGTACTGCAAGCACTCATTTGAAGAAAGAATCCCAAGAGAGCGAGTCCCATCTTATTAAATCTGGTGATGTGACTAAAGATGATACTGCTGCTGAATATAGTGATGCTGAAATGGTTGATGTATCTAAAGATCTGGTTCATGGTTCCACAGGATCAGAGAACATGCAAAATTCTGAATGTAAAGGAAATCAGCCAGGTGATGATCTAGATCCTTGCAACAGGTCAAAGGATGTTAAAGGAGTGGCAGCCAATTATGCTTTGAGGTTTGCGAGCAACCCTGCAAAGAGACCTAAGTTAAATGAACACAAAGAGGCCATGCTAGGAAAAAAACGAGCTAGGCAAACTGTCTTCATCAATGTGGAGGATGCGAAACAAGCTGGTACAATGAAGACATCAACACCCAGGAGGCAGTCATCCTTTCCAGCACCGATTGTTACACGTACTGTGAAGGAAGCTTCTCGTGGTGCTGGTGAAAAGGCTGCAGAAAAACAAAATCAGCAAGCAATCAGGGATCAGAGACAACCTGAAATGATGGGATCAGAACGAAGCAATTCTGCCGATCCTAGTGACCAACACACTGAATCCAATGGTGATGCTGAGTTGGGTACCCAGGGCCGGTCAAAGAAAATGAATACAGACGAGCCAGCCTCAGATGTGTATCAGCAGCCTGTCCAAAGACAAGCTTCATTGAAGCAATCCATGGACTTGAAGCAACAAAAGAGCCGGCCATTCTCTTCCCAAAGAACAGTTCTAACAGGACAAAACAATGCTGATCAGAAGCCAGCCAGCAAAAGGTCTATTATTTCCAAAAAGCAAACTTTTGTAAACAATGTACAATATCAGGACTCATCTGTTGAGCGACTTATAAGGGAGGTGACAAATGACAAGTTCTGGCACAATCCAG AGGAGGCCGAACTTGAGTGTGTTCCTGGAAGCTTTGAATCTGCTGAGGAGTACATTAGAGTTTTTGAGCCTTTGCTTTTTGAGGAATGCAGAGCTCAGCTTTATAGTTCGTATGAGGAGACT